From one Lycium ferocissimum isolate CSIRO_LF1 chromosome 7, AGI_CSIRO_Lferr_CH_V1, whole genome shotgun sequence genomic stretch:
- the LOC132064785 gene encoding serine/threonine-protein kinase TOR isoform X1 translates to MATTGQVIRYQPVASTGAGNIDALNRLLSDLCSRPNPKDGAALTLRRLVEEEARDLSGEAFARFMDHLYERITTFLDSNEVSENLGALRAIDELIDVTISENASKVAKFSNYMRAAFETKRDPEILVLASKVLGHLARSGGAMTADEVERQVKVALEWLRGERIEYRRFAAVLILKEMAENASTVFNVHVPEFVDAIWVALRDPTLAVREKAVEALRACLRVIEKRETRWRVQWYYRMFEATQDGLGRNAPVHSIHGSLLAVGELLRNTGEFMMSRYREVAEIVLRYLEHRDRLVRLSITSLLPRIAHFLRDRFVTNYLTICMNHILHVLKIPAERASGFIALGEMAGALDGELINYLPTITSHLRDAIAPRRGRPSLEALACVGNIAKAMGPTMEPHVRGLLDPMFSAGLSLTLVEALEQITESIPPLLPTIQDRLLECISAILSRSHHAMSRQSAALSRGHLATVTPQVPELSGSALVQLALQTLACFNFKGHDLLEFARESVVVYLEDEDGATRKDAALCCCKLVANSFLAISSTQFSPSRINRASGKRRRLVEEIVQKLLIAAVADADVTVRHSIFSSLYADGGFDEFLAQADSLTAIFATLNDEDFEVREYAISLAGRLSEKNPAYVLPALRRHLIQLLTYLEQSSADNKCKEESAKLLGCLIRSCERLVLPYVAPIHKALVAKLCEGTGVNANSGIISGVLVTVGDLARVGGFAMRRYISELMPLIVEALLDGAAASKREVAVSTLGQVVQSTGYVITPYNEYPQLLGLLLKLLNGELAWSTRREVLKVLGIMGALDPHVHKRNQQSLPGSHGEVTRVTGDPGQHIRSMDELPMDLWPSFATSEDYYSTVAINSLMRILRDPSLSSYHQKVVGSLMFIFKSMGLGCVPYLPKVLPDLFHIVRTCEDGLKEFITWKLGTLVSIARQHIRKYLPELLSLISELWSSFSLPVANRPVHIAPILHLVEQLCLALNDEFRKYLPDILPCCIQVLTDAERFNDYTYVIPILHTLEVFGGTLDEHMHLLFPALIRLFKVDASVEVRRGAIKTLTRLIPRVQVTGHISSLVHHLKLVLDGNKEELRKDAIDALCCLAHALGEDFTIFIPSIHKLMVKHRLQHKEFEEIQGRLEKREPLIFGSTTAQRLNRRLPVEVISDPLSDGESDHYEVGTDMHKQLRSHQVNDGRLRTAGEASQRSTKEDWAEWMRHFSIELLKESPSPALRTCAKLAQLQPFVGRELFAAGFVSCWSQLNEASQRQLVRSLEMAFSSPNIPPEILATLLNLAEFMEHDERPLPIDIRLLGALAEKCRAFAKALHYKEMEFEGALSNRRDANPVAVVEALIHINNQLHQYEAAVGILTYAQQHLGVQLKESWYEKLQRWDDALKAYTAKATQASSPHLGLDATLGRMRCLAALARWEELNNLCKEYWTPAEPAARLEMAPMAANAAWNMGEWDQMAEYVSRLDDGDETKLRVLGNTASSGDGSSNGTFFRAVLLVRRGKYDEAREYVERARKCLATELAALVLESYERAYSNMVRVQQLSELEEVIEYCTLPIGNPVAEGRRALVRNMWNERIKGAKRNVEVWQVLLAVRALVLPPTEDSETWIKFASLCRKNGRISQARSTLVKLLQFDPETTPATVRYHGPPQVMLAYLKYQWSLGEDHKRKEAFARLQDLAMDLSRTATLQPVMQNALVASSGVPLVARIYLRLGTWKWALSPGLDDDSIQEILSAFRNATHCATKWGKAWHTWALFNTAVMSHYTLRGFANIAAQFVVAAVTGYFHSIACGAHAKGVDDSLQDILRLLTLWFNHGATSEVQMALQKGFTHVNINTWLVVLPQIIARIHSNNHAVRELIQSLLVRIGQSHPQALMYPLLVACKSISNLRRAAAQEVVDKVRQHSGVLVDQAQLVSKELIRVAILWHEMWHEALEEASRLYFGEHNIEGMLKVLEPLHEMLEEGAMRSNTTIKEKAFIQAYRLELLEAFECCMKYRRTGKDAELTQAWDLYYHVFRRIDKQLQTLTTLDLQSVSPELLECRNLELAVPGTYRADKEVVTIASFAPQLVVITSKQRPRKLTIHGSDGKDYAFLLKGHEDLRQDERVMQLFGLVNTLLENSRKTAEKDLSIQRYDVIPLSPNSGLIEWVPNCDTLHQLIREYRDARKITLNQEHKLMLSFAPDYDNLPLISKVEVFEYALQNTEGNDLSRVLWLKSRTSEVWLDRRTNYTRSLAVMSMVGYLLGLGDRHPSNLMLHRYSGKILHIDFGDCFEASMNREKFPEKVPFRLTRMLVKAMEVSGIEGNFRSTCENVMQVLRLHKDSVMAMMEAFVHDPLINWRLFNFNEVPQMSTLAGAHPPVVNSEESSSNRELLQPQRGARERELLQAVNQLGDANEVLNERAVAVMARMSNKLTGRDFAATSASSSSLQHALDHSTLISGETREADHGLSVKLQVQKLIQQAMSHENLCQNYVGWCPFW, encoded by the exons ATGGCTACCACAGGTCAGGTGATCCGTTATCAACCAGTTGCAAGTACCGGTGCTGGAAATATTGATGCTCTTAATAGACTTCTTTCTGACCTTTGTAGTAGACCCAATCCTAAG GATGGGGCTGCATTGACCTTGAGGCGGCTCGTAGAGGAAGAAGCTCGTGATCTTAGTGGAGAAGCTTTTGCTCGTTTTATGGATCATCTATATGAACGTATTACTACATTTCTTGATAGTAATGAAGTTTCTGAAAATCTGGGAGCGTTGAGGGCTATTGACGAGCTAATAGATGTCACCATCAGCGAAAATGCATCGAAAGTGGCAAAATTCTCCAATTACATGCGAGCTGCTTTTGAAACAAAACGTGATCCTGAAATCTTGGTCCTTGCTAGTAAAGTTCTTGGTCACCTAGCTAGATCTGGTGGTGCAATGACTGCTGATGAAGTGGAACGTCAG GTAAAAGTTGCACTAGAATGGCTTCGTGGTGAAAGAATTGAGTATCGTCGCTTTGCCGCTGTCTTAATATTAAAG gaaatGGCAGAAAATGCTTCAACCGTTTTCAATGTTCACGTGCCGGAGTTTGTGGATGCTATTTGGGTTGCTCTGAGGGATCCAACATTGGCTGTTCGAGAAAAGGCTGTTGAGGCATTGCGTGCCTGCCTTCGTGTTATTGAAAAGCGTGAGACACGGTGGCGTGTTCAGTG GTATTATCGAATGTTTGAGGCTACACAAGATGGATTGGGCAGAAATGCGCCTGTTCATAGTATACATGGCTCCCTTCTCGCAGTCGGGGAGCTGCTAAG GAACACAggagagttcatgatgtcaagATACAGGGAGGTTGCTGAAATTGTTCTAAGGTACCTGGAGCACCGAGATCGCCTAGTTCGTCTCAGCATAACTTCTCTGCTTCCTCGAATTGCCCATTTCCTGCGTGATCGATTTGTGACTAACTATTTAACG ATATGCATGAATCATATACTTCACGTCCTTAAAATACCTGCAGAACGTGCCAGTGGGTTCATCGCTCTTGGGGAGATGGCTGGTGCTCTGGATGGTGAACTCATTAACTATTTGCCGACAATAACCTCTCACTTGCGTGATGCG ATTGCTCCTCGTAGAGGCAGACCGTCACTTGAGGCGCTAGCAtgtgttggaaatattgcaAAAGCAATGGGCCCAACCATGGAGCCTCATGTTCGTGGTCTCTTGGATCCTATGTTTTCTGCTGGGCTTTCCCTGACACTGGTGGAAGCATTGGAGCAAATAACTGAAAG CATTCCACCATTGTTGCCGACCATTCAGGATCGGCTGCTTGAATGTATCTCAGCAATCCTTTCAAGATCTCATCATGCAATGTCAAGACAATCAGCTGCTTTGAGTCGAGGGCATCTTGCAACAGTTACCCCCCAAGTACCAGAACTGAGTGGTTCTGCGCTAGTGCAACTTGCTCTGCAAACTCTTGCTTGTTTTAATTTCAAG GGCCATGATCTTCTTGAGTTTGCAAGGGAGTCTGTTGTTGTATATTTAGAAGATGAGGATGGAGCTACACGGAAGGATGCTGCGCTGTGTTGCTGCAAACTAGTAGCAAATTCTTTCTTGGCGATCTCTTCTACCCAGTTTAGTCCAAGTAGAATCAATCGTGCCAGTGGAAAGCGACGTCGACTTGTTGAAGAG ATTGTGCAAAAACTTCTCATTGCTGCTGTTGCTGATGCTGATGTTACTGTTCGGCATTCTATTTTTTCCTCGCTATATGCTGATGGAGGATTCGACGAGTTTCTGGCTCAGGCTGATAGTTTGACAGCTATATTTGCCACTTTAAATGACGAG GATTTTGAAGTTCGTGAGTATGCAATTTCACTAGCTGGCAGACTATCTGAAAAGAATCCAGCATATGTTCTTCCAGCACTTCGTCGCCATCTTATTCAGCTGTTAACTTACCTAGAACAAAG CAGTGCAGACAATAAGTGTAAAGAAGAGAGTGCAAAGTTATTGGGTTGCTTGATTCGCAGTTGTGAACGCTTAGTTCTTCCATACGTTGCTCCTATACACAAG GCTCTTGTTGCGAAACTCTGTGAGGGCACAGGGGTCAACGCGAATAGTGGCATTATTAGTGGAGTTCTAGTGACTGTTGGAGATCTTGCAAGAGTG GGTGGCTTTGCCATGCGGCGGTATATTTCAGAACTTATGCCATTAATTGTTGAAGCTTTACTTGATGGGGCTGCTGCTTCCAAGCGTGAAGTGGCTGTTTCAACACTTGGTCAAGTTGTACAGAGTACAGG ATATGTCATAACTCCATACAATGAGTATCCTCAGTTGCTTGGGTTGCTCTTGAAGCTGCTCAATGGTGAACTGGCTTGGTCAACTAGAAGAGAGGTTTTGAAG GTTCTTGGCATCATGGGTGCTTTAGATCCCCATGTGCATAAGCGCAATCAGCAAAGCTTACCTGGATCCCATGGTGAAGTTACACGGGTGACTGGTGATCCTGGTCAACATATAAGATCAATGGATGAATTGCCTATGGATCTGTGGCCATCCTTTGCAACATCGGAAGATTATTACTCAACT GTTGCTATCAACTCACTCATGCGGATTCTCAGGGATCCATCTCTGTCAAGTTACCACCAGAAAGTGGTTGGATCtcttatgtttattttcaag TCAATGGGCCTCGGCTGTGTCCCTTATTTGCCTAAG GTTTTGCCTGATCTCTTTCACATTGTGCGCACATGTGAGGATGGTCTAAAAGAATTTATAACATGGAAACTTGGAACCTTGGTATCTATTGCACGACAG CACATCCGTAAATATCTGCCAGAGTTGCTCTCTCTGATATCAGAATTATGGTCATCGTTCAGCTTGCCTGTTGCTAACAGACCTGTTCACATTGCTCCG aTTCTGCATCTCGTGGAGCAACTTTGCTTGGCACTCAACGATGAATTCAGAAAGTATCTTCCTGATATACTTCCCTGTTGTATTCAAGTTCTTACTGATGCGGAGAGGTTTAATGACTACACATATGTTATTCCTATTCTCCACACCCTCGAAGTTTTTGGTG GGACATTAGATGAGCATATGCATCTGCTTTTTCCTGCACTTATTCGGTTGTTTAAAGTGGACGCTTCAGTAGAAGTAAGACGTGGTGCAATCAAAACTCTTACAAGATTGATACCTCGTGTGCAG GTTACTGGACACATATCTTCTCTTGTGCATCACTTGAAGCTTGTCTTGGACGG GAACAAGGAAGAGCTCAGGAAGGATGCTATTGATGCACTTTGTTGTCTAGCTCATGCTCTTGGAGAGGACTTCACCATTTTTATTCCTTCTATTCACAAGCTTATGGTTAAACATAGGCTGCAG CACAAGGAATTTGAAGAAATCCAGGGACGACTGGAAAAACGTGAGCCACTGATTTTTGGGAGCACCACGGCTCAGAGATTAAATCGGCGGCTCCCGGTTGAGGTCATCAGTGATCCTTTAAGTGATGGAGAGAGTGACCACTACGAGGTTGGGACGGACATGCATAAGCAGCTCAGAAGCCATCAG GTCAATGATGGCAGATTGCGTACCGCTGGTGAGGCTTCTCAACGGAGTACTAAAGAGGATTGGGCAGAGTGGATGAGGCATTTCAGTATTGAACTTCTGAAAGAATCACCAAGTCCAGCATTAAGAACATGTGCAAAACTGGCTCAACTGCAG CCTTTTGTTGGGCGGGAGCTGTTTGCTGCAGGTTTTGTTAGTTGCTGGTCACAACTTAATGAAGCTAGTCAAAGGCAGCTAGTACGGAGTTTAGAAATGGCATTTTCTTCTCCAAATATCCCACCTGAAATTCTTGCTACACTTCTGAACTTG GCGGAGTTTATGGAACATGATGAGAGACCCCTTCCTATTGATATTCGTCTGCTTGGTGCTCTAGCGGAGAAG TGTCGAGCATTTGCAAAGGCCCTACACTACAAggaaatggaatttgaaggtGCACTTTCAAATAGGAGGGATGCCAATCCTGTTGCTGTAGTTGAAGCTCTAATCCATATAAATAATCAATTACATCAATATGAG GCAGCTGTTGGAATATTAACATATGCTCAGCAGCATTTGGGGGTTCAATTGAAGGAATCATG GTATGAGAAATTGCAACGCTGGGACGATGCTCTTAAAGCATACACTGCTAAGGCGACACAAGCTTCGAGTCCACATCTCGGTTTGGATGCTACTCTAG GACGTATGCGATGCCTTGCTGCTCTAGCTCGGTGGGAGGAGCTTAACAATCTTTGTAAGGAATACTGGACGCCAGCTGAGCCAGCAGCTCGATTGGAAATGGCACCAATG GCTGCTAATGCTGCCTGGAACATGGGTGAGTGGGATCAGATGGCAGAATATGTTTCTCGGCTTGATGATGGTGATGAAACCAAACTCCGTGTCTTGGGAAATACTGCTTCCAGCGGTGATGGAAGTAGTAATGGCACCTTTTTTAGGGCAGTTCTTCTAGTTCGTCGAGGGAAG TACGACGAAGCACGTGAATATGTTGAAAGAGCAAGGAAATGTTTGGCAACCGAGCTTGCTGCACTG GTTCTTGAGAGCTATGAACGTGCTTACAGCAACATGGTTCGCGTTCAGCAGCTTTCTGAATTAGAAGAG GTCATTGAGTACTGTACTCTTCCTATAGGAAACCCTGTTGCCGAAGGAAGAAGAGCCCTTGTTCGCAATATGTGGAATGAACGCATAAAGGGTGCAAAAAGAAACGTTGAG GTCTGGCAAGTACTTTTAGCTGTGAGGGCACTTGTATTGCCTCCTACAGAAGATTCAGAAACATGGATCAAGTTTGCATCACTCTGCAGGAAAAATGGCAGAATTAGCCAAGCTAGATCTACGTTGGTTAAACTCTTACAG TTCGATCCTGAAACGACTCCTGCAACTGTGCGATATCACGGCCCCCCTCAGGTGATGCTAGCATATTTAAAGTACCAATGGTCACTTGGCGAGGATCATAAGCGAAAGGAAGCCTTTGCTAGGTTGCAG GACCTTGCCATGGACCTCTCAAGAACAGCAACTCTTCAACCGGTAATGCAGAATGCATTAGTTGCTTCTTCAGGCGTGCCACTTGTTGCTCGTATATACCTCAGGCTCGGCACTTGGAAGTGGGCACTTTCTCCTGGTTTGGATGATGATTCCATACAAG AAATTCTTAGTGCATTTAGAAATGCTACTCACTGTGCAACGAAGTGGGGAAAAGCCTGGCACACTTGGGCACTTTTCAATACAGCAGTGATGTCTCATTACACTCTGAGAGGTTTTGCAAATATTGCTGCACAGTTTGTTGTTGCTGCCGTAACTGGTTATTTTCACTCTATAGCTTGCGGAGCACATGCTAAGGGTGTTGATGATAGTTTACAG GATATTCTTCGTCTTCTTACTTTGTGGTTCAACCATGGAGCTACTTCTGAGGTCCAAATGGCATTACAGAAAGGATTTACACATGTTAACATCAACACATGGTTGGTTGTTTTGCCTCAGATTATCGCCCGGATACATTCAAATAACCATGCTGTCAGAGAACTGATACAGTCCTTGTTAGTGCGAATTGGACAGAGTCATCCACAG GCTCTTATGTATCCACTTCTTGTGGCATGTAAGTCAATTAGCAATTTGCGCAGAGCTGCAGCTCAAGAAGTGGTTGATAAAGTTAGGCAGCATAGTGGCGTACTCGTTGATCAG GCCCAACTTGTCTCAAAGGAGCTTATCAGGGTTGCGATACTTTGGCATGAAATGTGGCACGAGGCATTGGAAGAGGCCAGCCGTCTGTATTTTGGCGAACACAACATTGAGGGCATGCTGAAGGTGTTAGAGCCTCTGCATGAAATGCTTGAGGAAGGAGCAATGAGGAGTAATACCACTATAAAGGAGAAAGCATTCATCCAG GCATACCGTCTTGAGTTGTTGGAAGCCTTTGAATGCTGTATGAAGTATCGGAGAACTGGCAAAGATGCTGAATTAACACAG GCTTGGGATCTCTATTACCATGTATTCAGGCGGATAGATAAGCAGCTTCAAACACTCACAACCCTGGATTTACAG TCCGTTTCCCCCGAGTTACTAGAGTGTCGAAATTTGGAGCTAGCTGTTCCTGGAACTTATCGAGCAG ATAAGGAAGTGGTGACAATTGCATCATTTGCACCCCAACTTGTTGTAATCACATCCAAACAACGACCTCGTAAATTGACAATCCATGGGAGTGATGGAAAAGACTATGCTTTCTTGCTCAAAGGGCATGAAGATTTACGCCAGGATGAACGTGTCATGCAG TTGTTTGGTCTGGTTAATACTTTGCTGGAGAACTCGAGAAAGACTGCAGAGAAAGATTTATCAATTCAACGATATGATGTCATTCCATTGTCCCCTAATAGTGGACTGATAGAATGGGTTCCAAATTGTGACACCTTGCACCAGCTTATTCGGGAATATAGGGATGCCCGGAAG ATCACCCTAAATCAAGAGCATAAATTGATGCTGAGTTTTGCACCGGATTATGATAATTTGCCACTTATTTCTAAGGTGGAGGTGTTTGAATATGCTTTGCAAAATACAGAAGGGAATGACTTATCAAGG GTTCTTTGGTTAAAGAGTCGCACTTCTGAGGTCTGGCTGGACAGAAGAACAAATTACACAAGAAGTTTGGCTGTCATGAGCATG